The following are encoded in a window of Myxocyprinus asiaticus isolate MX2 ecotype Aquarium Trade chromosome 17, UBuf_Myxa_2, whole genome shotgun sequence genomic DNA:
- the LOC127455498 gene encoding somatostatin receptor type 1-like gives MLPNDTFRNLEDGLYLLNSSNETHSGDSHGTSAIFISFIYSVVCLVGLCGNSMVIYVIFRYAKMKTATNIYILNLAIADELLMLSVPFLVTSSLLHHWPFGSLLCRLVLSVDAINMFTSIYCLTVLSIDRYISVVHPIKAARYRRPTIAKIVNLGVWMFSILVILPIIIFSTTAPNSDGSVACNMQMPEPERQWMAVFVIYAFLMGFLFPVIAICMCYILIIVKMRVVALKAGWQQRKKSERKITLMVMMVVTVFVICWMPFHIMQLVSVFVQQHNATLSQLAVILGYANSCANPILYGFLSDNFRRSFQRILCLRWWDNATEEPIDYYATALKSRGYSADEFQQDNLESDSTYRNGTCTSRTTTL, from the coding sequence ATGCTGCCCAACGACACCTTTAGAAACCTGGAGGATGGTTTATATCTATTAAACTCCTCCAACGAGACGCATAGCGGGGATTCTCACGGCACCAGCGCGATCTTTATATCCTTCATCTATTCCGTGGTGTGTCTGGTGGGACTCTGTGGGAACTCGATGGTGATTTATGTCATTTTCAGGTATGCAAAGATGAAAACTGCaactaacatttacattttaaacttgGCGATCGCGGATGAGTTACTCATGTTGAGCGTACCCTTCTTGGTGACCTCTTCTTTACTTCACCACTGGCCCTTTGGATCTCTGCTGTGCCGTTTGGTTCTGAGCGTCGATGCTATAAACATGTTCACCAGCATATACTGTCTCACTGTGTTGAGTATTGATAGATACATCTCCGTCGTGCACCCCATCAAAGCCGCCCGTTACCGGAGACCCACCATCGCCAAAATAGTCAACTTGGGGGTCTGGATGTTCTCCATCCTGGTCATCTTACCCATCATTATCTTCTCCACTACTGCACCCAATTCTGATGGGTCGGTGGCATGCAACATGCAGATGCCCGAACCTGAACGGCAATGGATGGCTGTATTTGTGATTTATGCTTTTCTAATGGGCTTTCTATTTCCTGTCATTGCCATATGCATGTGCTACATCCTCATTATAGTGAAAATGCGGGTGGTTGCGTTGAAAGCGGGTTGGCAGCAACGCAAAAAGTCGGAGAGGAAGATTACGTTGATGGTGATGATGGTGGTAACTGTGTTTGTGATCTGTTGGATGCCCTTTCACATCATGCAGCTGGTTAGTGTATTTGTTCAGCAGCATAATGCCACTCTCAGTCAGCTGGCTGTGATTTTAGGATATGCCAACAGCTGTGCCAACCCCATCCTGTACGGATTCCTATCGGACAACTTCAGACGCTCGTTCCAGAGGATTTTATGCCTCCGATGGTGGGATAACGCCACGGAGGAGCCCATAGATTACTATGCCACAGCTCTGAAGAGTCGAGGATATAGTGCGGACGAATTTCAGCAGGATAATCTGGAATCGGACAGCACTTACAGAAATGGCACATGTACATCTAGAACTACAACACTGTAG